From Triticum urartu cultivar G1812 chromosome 2, Tu2.1, whole genome shotgun sequence, a single genomic window includes:
- the LOC125538427 gene encoding glutamate decarboxylase 2-like, translating to MVLTHVQSDEAAASAAVFASRYVQEPVPSYELGARSISKDAAYQIIHDELLLDGSPRLNLASFVTTWMEPECDRLILEGMNKNYADMDEYPVTTELQNRCVNIIARLFNAPVGAGETAVGVGTVGSSEAIMLAGLAFKRRWQNRRKAEGKPYDKPNIVTGANVQVCWEKFARYFEVELKEVKLSEGCYVMDPDKAVEMVDENTICVAAILGSTLTGEFEDVKRLNDLLAAKNKRTRWDTPIHVDAASGGFIAPFLYPELEWDFRLPLVKSINVSGHKYGLVYPGVGWVIWRNKEDLPDELIFHINYLGADQPTFTLNFSKGSSQIIAQYYQFLRLGFEGYKNVMENCMESARTLREGLLRTGRFDVISKEDGVPLVAFTFRGIRDGSLAFKLSANLRRFGWIVPAYTMPANLEHMTVLRVVVREDFGRPLAERFLSHVRMALSELDLAAKGPVPKMRLTIELGPARSAKEEASVKVVKREAVSGHRSVSLVSGKTKGVC from the exons ATGGTTCTGACGCATGTTCAGAGCGACGAGGCGGCCGCGTCGGCCGCCGTGTTCGCGTCGAGGTACGTGCAGGAGCCGGTCCCGAGCTACGAGCTCGGGGCGAGGTCGATCTCCAAGGACGCGGCGTACCAGATCATCCACGACGAGCTGCTGCTGGACGGCAGCCCGCGGCTGAACCTGGCGTCCTTCGTCACCACCTGGATGGAGCCCGAGTGCGACCGGCTCATCCTCGAGGGCATGAACAAGAACTACGCCGACATGGACGAGTACCCCGTCACCACCGAGCTCCAG AACCGGTGCGTGAACATCATAGCGCGGCTGTTCAACGCGCCGGTAGGCGCCGGCGAGACTGCCGTCGGGGTCGGCACGGTCGGGTCCTCGGAGGCAATAATGCTCGCCGGCCTGGCGTTCAAGCGGCGCTGGCAGAACCGGCGGAAGGCGGAGGGGAAGCCATACGACAAGCCCAACATTGTCACGGGAGCCAATGTTCAG GTGTGCTGGGAGAAGTTCGCGCGCTACTTCGAGGTGGAGCTCAAGGAGGTGAAGCTGAGCGAAGGGTGCTACGTGATGGACCCGGACAAGGCCGTGGAGATGGTGGACGAGAACACCATCTGCGTCGCCGCCATCCTCGGCTCCACCCTCACCGGCGAGTTCGAGGACGTCAAGCGCCTCAACGACCTCCTCGCCGCCAAGAACAAGCGAACAAG GTGGGACACCCCGATCCACGTGGACGCGGCGAGCGGCGGGTTCATCGCGCCGTTCCTGTACCCCGAGCTGGAGTGGGACTTCCGGCTGCCGCTGGTGAAGAGCATCAACGTCAGCGGCCACAAGTACGGCCTCGTCTACCCCGGCGTCGGATGGGTGATATGGCGCAACAAGGAGGATCTCCCCGACGAGCTCATCTTCCACATCAACTACCTCGGCGCCGACCAGCCAACCTTCACGCTCAACTTCTCCAAAG GGTCCAGCCAAATCATCGCACAATATTACCAATTTCTTCGGCTAGGTTTCGAG GGGTACAAGAATGTGATGGAGAACTGCATGGAGAGCGCCAGAACGCTCCGGGAGGGGCTCCTGCGCACGGGGCGTTTCGACGTCATCTCCAAGGAAGACGGCGTGCCACTGGTGGCCTTCACCTTCAGGGGCATCAGGGACGGCTCGCTGGCGTTCAAGCTGTCGGCGAACCTGCGCCGGTTCGGGTGGATCGTGCCGGCGTACACGATGCCGGCGAACCTGGAGCACATGACGGTGCTCCGTGTGGTCGTCCGGGAGGACTTCGGCCGGCCGCTCGCCGAGAGGTTCCTGTCGCACGTGCGCATGGCGCTGAGCGAGCTGGACCTGGCGGCCAAGGGCCCCGTGCCCAAGATGAGGCTCACCATCGAGCTCGGTCCGGCCAGGAGCGCCAAGGAGGAGGCGTCCGTCAAGGTCGTCAAGAGGGAGGCGGTGTCCGGTCACAGGAGCGTGTCGCTTGTTTCCGGGAAGACGAAGGGTGTGTGCTAA